Proteins from a genomic interval of Nautilia sp. PV-1:
- the fabG gene encoding 3-oxoacyl-ACP reductase FabG produces MNFKGKNVLITGASRGIGAEIAKVLAGYGLKVWINYRSGAEAADKVKEEIEANGGEAAVIGFDVSDEKAFVEAVKTIVDSDGELSYLVNNAGITNDKLAMRMSVEDFKKVIDANLTSTFVGCREAVKVMSKKRFGAVVNVASVVAEAGNIGQANYVASKGGVIAMTKTFALEGAARNIRFNSVTPGFIDTDMTKDLPEKVKEEMLGRIPLKRFASPREVANVVAFLLSDEASYITGETLKVNGGMYM; encoded by the coding sequence ATGAATTTTAAAGGTAAAAACGTTTTAATAACGGGTGCAAGCAGGGGAATAGGCGCCGAAATCGCAAAAGTGCTTGCAGGATACGGGCTTAAGGTATGGATAAACTACAGAAGCGGAGCAGAAGCCGCCGACAAAGTAAAAGAGGAAATAGAAGCAAACGGAGGAGAAGCTGCGGTAATAGGATTTGACGTAAGCGACGAAAAAGCGTTTGTAGAAGCGGTAAAAACAATTGTAGACAGTGACGGAGAACTTAGCTATCTTGTAAACAATGCGGGTATCACAAACGATAAACTTGCAATGAGAATGAGTGTGGAAGATTTCAAAAAAGTAATTGACGCAAACCTGACTTCTACATTTGTAGGCTGCAGGGAAGCCGTAAAAGTTATGAGTAAAAAAAGATTCGGCGCAGTTGTAAACGTGGCAAGCGTAGTTGCGGAAGCCGGAAACATCGGCCAGGCAAACTATGTTGCAAGCAAAGGCGGGGTAATAGCTATGACTAAAACATTCGCACTTGAAGGCGCCGCCAGAAATATCAGATTTAACAGTGTTACTCCGGGATTTATAGATACGGATATGACAAAAGACCTTCCTGAAAAAGTGAAAGAAGAGATGCTTGGAAGAATTCCTCTTAAAAGATTTGCCTCTCCTAGGGAAGTGGCGAACGTGGTTGCGTTTTTATTAAGCGACGAGGCAAGTTACATTACGGGAGAAACGCTTAAAGTTAACGGCGGAATGTATATGTAA
- the acpP gene encoding acyl carrier protein gives MALFDEVKEVIVEQLNVAPEEVKPEAKFVEDLGADSLDVVEMIMALEEKFEIEIPDSEAEKIQTVQDVIDFIEKAKS, from the coding sequence ATGGCACTATTTGATGAAGTAAAAGAAGTTATAGTTGAGCAGCTAAACGTTGCACCTGAAGAAGTAAAACCGGAAGCTAAATTCGTAGAAGATCTTGGAGCTGACAGTCTTGACGTAGTTGAAATGATTATGGCGCTTGAAGAAAAATTCGAAATCGAAATTCCTGACAGCGAAGCGGAAAAAATCCAGACTGTTCAAGACGTTATCGATTTTATCGAAAAAGCTAAGTCTTAA
- a CDS encoding beta-ketoacyl-ACP synthase II, whose amino-acid sequence MRVVVTGIGMINAVGLNKDEAFENIIAGKTGIDRISHFDPEGFGSQIAGEVKGFDPKTVMDPKEVKKADRFIHLGIAAAKEAMADSGLKENDYDGNRFGISAASGIGGLPNIQKNSVICETRGPRRISPFFIPSALVNMLGGFVSITYGLKGPNLSSVTACAAGTHAITEAFKTIKMGMADKMMVVAGEAAICEIGVGGFAAMKALSTRNDDPAHASRPFDAKRDGFVMGEGGACLILEKYEDAVARGVKIYGEIIGIGESGDANHITTPAPGGEGAYRAMKMAYEMAGEPKIDYVNAHGTSTKYNDMYETMALKTLFGSKENTPPVSSTKGATGHCLGAAGTIEAVITLMAMDKNIMPPTINYEEPDPDCDLDYIPNKAREAEINIAMSNSFGFGGTNGVVIFKKVK is encoded by the coding sequence ATGAGAGTTGTTGTAACCGGAATAGGTATGATAAACGCTGTAGGTCTTAATAAAGACGAAGCTTTTGAAAATATAATTGCTGGAAAAACGGGAATTGATCGAATTTCTCATTTCGATCCTGAAGGATTCGGATCTCAAATAGCCGGAGAAGTTAAGGGGTTTGATCCTAAGACGGTTATGGATCCTAAAGAAGTAAAAAAAGCGGACAGATTTATTCATTTAGGAATTGCGGCTGCTAAAGAAGCAATGGCTGACAGCGGTCTTAAAGAAAACGACTATGACGGAAACAGATTCGGTATTTCTGCTGCTAGCGGAATAGGCGGACTTCCGAATATCCAAAAAAACTCAGTAATCTGTGAAACAAGAGGACCCAGAAGAATATCTCCGTTTTTTATCCCGAGCGCTCTTGTTAATATGCTTGGAGGATTTGTGTCTATTACTTACGGACTTAAAGGCCCTAACCTTTCAAGCGTAACTGCATGTGCGGCGGGAACCCACGCTATTACCGAAGCGTTCAAAACCATTAAAATGGGCATGGCGGATAAAATGATGGTAGTTGCCGGAGAAGCTGCGATTTGTGAAATCGGTGTAGGAGGGTTTGCGGCAATGAAAGCTCTTTCAACAAGAAATGACGACCCTGCTCACGCTTCAAGACCGTTTGACGCTAAAAGAGACGGGTTCGTAATGGGTGAAGGCGGAGCGTGCCTGATTTTAGAAAAATATGAAGACGCGGTAGCCAGAGGAGTAAAAATTTACGGAGAAATTATCGGAATAGGCGAAAGCGGAGACGCTAACCATATTACTACTCCGGCTCCGGGCGGAGAAGGTGCGTATAGAGCTATGAAAATGGCTTATGAGATGGCCGGAGAGCCAAAAATAGACTATGTAAACGCCCACGGAACATCAACAAAATATAACGATATGTATGAAACGATGGCGCTTAAAACTCTTTTCGGAAGCAAAGAAAACACTCCTCCTGTAAGCTCTACCAAAGGTGCTACAGGACACTGTTTAGGTGCTGCGGGAACCATCGAAGCGGTTATTACGTTAATGGCAATGGATAAAAACATTATGCCTCCTACTATTAACTATGAAGAGCCGGATCCTGATTGTGATTTGGATTATATTCCAAATAAAGCAAGAGAAGCGGAAATTAATATAGCTATGAGCAATTCATTTGGATTTGGCGGAACAAACGGAGTGGTTATATTTAAAAAAGTAAAATAA
- the accA gene encoding acetyl-CoA carboxylase carboxyl transferase subunit alpha has protein sequence MAVLDFEKRIEELKEQIDVAKIKGDSHAASTLQKELEKEIEKTFKNLTPYQKLLLARHPDRPHAIDIINLIMDEKVEIHGDREFRDDASIVCYIGMIGDTKCVVIGEEKGRNTKEKLARNFGMPHPEGYRKALRVAKLAEKFDLPILFLVDTPGAFPGIGAEERGQSEAIARNLFELSRIKTPTVSIVIGEGGSGGALAIGVADKFAMLKYSVFSVISPEGCAAILWGDNTKAETATKALKISAEELKELGLIDDIIDEPLEGAHRDYETTAKNIKDYFLKQVKELKELSKDDLLQKRFEKYLNYGSFNEK, from the coding sequence TTGGCAGTACTTGATTTTGAAAAAAGAATAGAAGAATTAAAAGAGCAGATAGACGTCGCTAAGATAAAAGGCGACTCTCATGCCGCTTCTACCTTACAAAAAGAACTTGAAAAAGAGATTGAAAAAACATTTAAAAATTTAACTCCTTATCAAAAACTTCTTTTGGCGCGTCATCCAGACAGGCCTCACGCAATTGATATCATTAATTTAATTATGGATGAAAAAGTAGAAATCCACGGAGACAGAGAATTTCGCGACGACGCTTCTATAGTATGTTACATCGGTATGATAGGCGATACTAAATGTGTGGTAATCGGTGAGGAAAAAGGCAGAAACACTAAAGAAAAACTTGCGAGAAATTTCGGTATGCCGCATCCCGAAGGCTACAGAAAAGCGCTTAGAGTGGCAAAGCTAGCCGAAAAATTTGATTTGCCTATTCTTTTCCTTGTGGATACTCCGGGCGCGTTTCCGGGTATAGGAGCGGAAGAGAGAGGACAGAGCGAGGCTATTGCTAGAAATCTGTTTGAATTATCGAGAATTAAAACACCTACGGTTTCAATCGTAATAGGTGAAGGCGGAAGCGGTGGAGCACTTGCCATAGGTGTCGCCGATAAATTCGCAATGCTTAAATATTCGGTTTTCAGTGTTATTTCTCCGGAAGGCTGCGCGGCTATTTTATGGGGTGACAACACAAAAGCCGAAACGGCGACAAAAGCGCTTAAAATTTCAGCCGAAGAGCTTAAAGAATTAGGTCTTATCGATGATATTATTGACGAACCTTTAGAAGGTGCACACAGAGATTATGAAACTACGGCGAAAAATATTAAAGACTATTTTCTAAAACAGGTAAAAGAACTAAAAGAACTTTCAAAAGACGATCTGCTTCAAAAAAGATTCGAAAAATATTTAAACTACGGCAGTTTTAACGAAAAATAA
- a CDS encoding autotransporter outer membrane beta-barrel domain-containing protein: MKRFILSAALISVLSSMEINSLVNTPVEINTTQNVYVTPEGSIFVTDMNESKISQPVMLLYKTDLPKQNYIKNDGSIIFKSINYKPDTAVGIVLGNPEHNVSVYGDIINNGIIEFNSPVYFLELGIYGFLNKGSIVNNGTITVNTSETQRSDGIVVLHNDGLLSNTGTININADITPPSDENEDNIYNAGEFELNGISVFFDSNASVQNSGTIDTNGKGISIRKTNFSNVINSGSIKLTKYDENSTGPLVGIYTGGNAKNASVTNSGTILISDENLYMTAGIGAVENNGTISNTGTITINDLNVSKIQNGILVNTNNGTISNTGTISNNAVGGEYIKNISVQTNTGTVINNGTLINHVQPSDLDFQDFENIYIGENNGTVINYGKIYTNNTGISVGTNNGIFTNYGTIEGTSDSGIFVGMLANNASNTNIVNNGLIDLTTSYENPVSGISMIVNGDNNASLINNGKLTFNITPKNGIAAMGVDTNTKNGKIINNKLIEVNADLSYIISDSTSCLIIATENDGYIGNYGDININITHKYNINKNEHYTNFFGIFTWDMNGTIENKGNINISYFNNYELLSDNLLLAGIATGRTNPNNYIINDGNIAFSYTSNYDAGIFFKDVTMEGIAIRYVDNYFDNNGTIINKGSISASTTGIIKTLNGISLANNFGDVNNSGFINLNMSPNKTISPVKTTYKGNINGILINGDNDGNLSNNGKINISYKQTYNFEENVTGINVGADNNGNIVNKGDISINTYDYNPDKYSSDIINITGLNLKNNNYLLNKGTIAINSNYINRITAIDVNGSSYMLQNDRNILISENETTDKSMNASSTGIYVNTNKGLILNNGKIYFNSDLNTSQVDSYGIYLNTNSMKIQNKGVISGFKNAIFITDNNGTVENDGILSAIDKGINIQNTSYSVINKGTIISENTGIYTAGGNIDNSGNIYAKTGIYVSDSDTNSMVNINNTGTINASTAVEYYNTNTAQLYNTGTITGSVKDESGNLTFLNNGTVYIKNDTNDKVNSFEQVTGSLNFSIDTQKQFNGFLKANNLAIYNNKIKIGFSNQKNIVQWYNSLTTNTDNEKILGTVIYYQNVTGLSEQNLTSNSYFNFTLKHDTVTDSFYLTVYKPANEVSRTIPAVSSVSSSLLHILDNIFSSNKISNEEATLFNTLAVQNNEGKTLTIQSLTPQSTAEGANVNSILMSSLGNVISSRQNGLNSGDIMLDKNIWFKPFYKHISQSDKNGVNGYSANIRGIGIGMDKKYDADDAYCGMAFFYADGTTNINNTNDSSDIKSYSLTFYGGRRVIDYKSSLSYYLTFALQKNTTSRNIYATNITANGSYTSRALNANVALSNALKFSDNMDIIPSIALTYRYYYQPSYTETGAGALDLKVNSYNENDMVLSAGANSKVTLNTKNSIFVGIFASYNFINKTPAITSALAGADDINFQTDGLERKRVMYKLNAGFKSMLNEQSSLSLGYYFKTNFDGLKENAAAFKYNYKF, translated from the coding sequence ATGAAAAGATTTATACTCTCGGCAGCCCTCATATCAGTATTAAGCTCAATGGAAATAAACTCTTTAGTAAATACACCTGTGGAAATAAATACAACCCAAAACGTATATGTCACTCCGGAGGGAAGTATATTCGTAACGGATATGAACGAAAGTAAAATTTCACAACCGGTAATGTTACTTTATAAAACAGATCTTCCGAAACAAAACTACATTAAAAACGACGGATCTATCATATTTAAAAGTATAAATTACAAACCTGACACAGCGGTCGGAATAGTACTCGGCAATCCTGAGCATAACGTATCGGTATACGGAGATATAATAAATAACGGTATTATCGAATTTAATTCACCAGTATATTTTTTGGAACTTGGTATATACGGGTTCCTAAATAAAGGCAGTATCGTCAATAACGGAACGATAACCGTGAACACCTCAGAAACGCAAAGATCCGACGGTATCGTAGTTCTTCACAATGACGGCTTATTATCCAACACCGGAACCATAAATATCAATGCAGACATCACACCCCCTTCTGACGAAAACGAAGATAATATTTATAATGCGGGGGAATTTGAACTAAACGGTATAAGCGTGTTTTTCGACAGTAATGCAAGCGTGCAAAACAGCGGAACCATCGACACAAACGGCAAAGGTATAAGCATAAGAAAAACTAACTTTTCCAATGTGATAAACAGCGGAAGTATAAAACTTACGAAATATGACGAAAATTCAACCGGACCGTTAGTAGGAATATATACAGGCGGCAATGCGAAAAACGCCTCCGTTACAAACAGCGGAACTATTTTAATATCGGATGAAAACTTATATATGACGGCCGGTATAGGAGCTGTAGAAAACAACGGAACGATATCTAATACCGGGACAATAACGATAAACGACTTGAACGTTTCCAAAATACAAAACGGCATTTTGGTAAACACAAACAACGGTACGATATCAAATACCGGTACTATTTCCAATAACGCCGTCGGAGGAGAATATATAAAAAACATTTCGGTACAAACAAACACCGGCACCGTTATCAATAACGGCACTCTGATAAATCATGTGCAGCCTTCGGATTTGGATTTTCAAGATTTTGAAAACATTTATATAGGAGAAAATAACGGAACGGTTATAAATTACGGAAAAATTTATACGAACAACACGGGCATTTCGGTAGGCACAAACAACGGCATCTTTACCAACTATGGCACAATCGAGGGAACTTCCGATTCAGGGATATTTGTAGGTATGCTCGCAAATAACGCTTCAAACACAAACATCGTCAATAACGGACTAATAGACCTTACAACCTCTTACGAAAACCCGGTTTCGGGAATATCGATGATAGTAAACGGAGACAACAACGCTTCTTTAATCAATAACGGAAAGTTGACGTTTAATATCACGCCAAAAAACGGTATAGCGGCTATGGGTGTAGATACCAACACCAAAAACGGAAAAATAATAAACAATAAACTGATTGAAGTAAACGCGGATCTTTCTTATATAATATCAGATAGTACATCCTGTTTGATAATCGCTACCGAAAATGACGGATATATCGGAAATTACGGGGATATAAACATAAACATCACACACAAATACAACATTAATAAAAATGAGCATTATACTAATTTCTTCGGAATATTCACATGGGATATGAACGGTACGATTGAAAACAAAGGAAACATAAACATATCTTATTTCAATAATTATGAACTTTTATCGGACAATCTGTTACTCGCAGGTATTGCCACCGGCCGCACAAATCCGAATAATTACATAATAAACGACGGTAACATAGCATTCAGTTACACAAGTAACTACGATGCAGGAATATTTTTTAAAGACGTAACGATGGAAGGCATCGCAATAAGATATGTCGATAATTACTTTGACAACAACGGTACAATTATCAATAAAGGTTCGATTTCCGCTTCAACGACCGGAATAATAAAAACATTAAACGGTATTTCCCTTGCCAACAATTTCGGAGATGTAAACAACAGCGGTTTTATAAACCTAAACATGTCCCCGAATAAAACCATATCACCTGTGAAAACTACGTATAAAGGAAATATTAACGGCATTTTAATCAACGGAGACAATGACGGAAATTTAAGCAATAACGGAAAAATCAACATTTCTTACAAACAAACATATAATTTTGAAGAAAACGTAACGGGTATCAATGTCGGTGCGGACAATAACGGAAATATAGTCAATAAAGGTGACATTTCAATAAACACATACGATTACAACCCCGATAAATACTCTTCTGACATAATAAACATAACGGGATTAAATTTAAAAAACAACAACTATTTATTAAATAAAGGCACAATCGCGATAAACTCAAACTACATCAACCGTATAACCGCTATAGATGTAAACGGCAGCAGTTACATGTTGCAAAACGACAGAAACATTCTTATCAGTGAAAACGAAACAACAGATAAATCGATGAACGCTTCAAGCACCGGAATTTACGTAAATACGAACAAAGGACTTATATTAAATAACGGTAAAATTTATTTTAATTCGGATTTGAACACCTCACAGGTAGATTCATACGGAATCTATTTAAACACCAACTCTATGAAAATACAAAACAAAGGCGTTATTTCCGGATTTAAAAACGCAATTTTCATTACGGACAACAACGGCACCGTAGAAAACGACGGAATCTTAAGTGCAATCGACAAAGGTATAAACATACAAAACACTTCATATTCCGTAATCAATAAAGGAACCATCATTTCTGAAAACACCGGTATATACACCGCCGGCGGAAATATAGACAATTCCGGAAACATTTATGCAAAAACCGGTATTTACGTTTCCGATTCTGATACGAATTCAATGGTTAACATCAACAACACGGGGACAATCAACGCATCAACGGCAGTGGAATATTACAATACGAATACTGCTCAGTTATACAATACTGGAACCATAACAGGTTCCGTTAAAGACGAATCCGGAAATTTAACATTTTTAAACAATGGAACCGTATACATTAAAAACGACACAAACGATAAAGTAAACTCTTTTGAGCAGGTAACAGGTTCGCTTAATTTCAGTATAGACACGCAAAAACAGTTTAACGGATTTTTGAAAGCGAACAATCTGGCGATATACAACAATAAAATCAAAATCGGGTTTTCCAACCAGAAAAACATTGTTCAATGGTATAACAGTTTAACAACTAACACCGACAATGAAAAAATTTTAGGCACCGTAATTTATTATCAAAACGTAACAGGACTTTCCGAACAAAACCTTACAAGCAATTCATACTTCAATTTTACACTTAAACATGACACTGTGACAGACAGCTTTTATTTAACCGTTTACAAACCGGCAAATGAGGTAAGCAGAACCATTCCGGCCGTTTCATCAGTAAGTTCCTCTTTATTGCATATATTAGACAATATTTTCAGTTCAAACAAAATAAGCAATGAAGAAGCTACGCTTTTCAATACTTTAGCAGTACAAAACAATGAAGGCAAAACACTCACAATTCAGTCATTAACACCCCAAAGTACAGCCGAAGGCGCAAACGTAAATTCAATCTTAATGTCTTCACTAGGAAATGTAATAAGTTCCAGACAAAACGGACTCAATTCCGGTGATATTATGCTCGATAAAAACATATGGTTTAAACCGTTTTACAAACATATTTCACAATCGGACAAAAACGGGGTAAACGGATATTCGGCAAATATCAGGGGAATCGGAATAGGAATGGACAAAAAATACGATGCGGACGACGCTTACTGCGGAATGGCCTTTTTCTATGCTGACGGAACAACAAATATAAACAATACAAACGACAGCAGTGACATTAAAAGCTATTCGTTAACGTTTTACGGTGGAAGACGGGTTATAGATTATAAAAGCTCTTTAAGTTATTATTTGACATTCGCACTTCAAAAAAACACTACTTCAAGAAATATTTACGCAACAAACATTACGGCAAACGGCAGCTATACTTCCAGGGCGCTTAACGCAAACGTCGCTTTAAGCAACGCTTTGAAATTCAGTGACAATATGGACATTATACCTTCAATTGCACTTACTTACAGATATTATTATCAACCGTCTTATACCGAAACCGGTGCCGGTGCGCTTGATTTAAAAGTAAACTCTTATAATGAAAATGATATGGTATTAAGTGCTGGAGCAAATTCAAAAGTTACCTTAAATACAAAAAATTCGATTTTTGTGGGTATATTCGCAAGTTACAATTTCATAAACAAAACCCCTGCAATTACTTCGGCTCTTGCTGGTGCGGACGATATTAATTTCCAAACAGACGGACTTGAAAGAAAAAGGGTAATGTATAAATTAAATGCAGGTTTCAAAAGTATGTTAAATGAACAGTCTTCTTTATCATTAGGTTATTACTTTAAAACAAATTTCGACGGGTTAAAAGAAAACGCAGCGGCATTTAAATATAATTATAAATTCTAA
- the uvrA gene encoding excinuclease ABC subunit UvrA, which yields MDKIKIIGARENNLKNINLEIPKNKLIVFTGLSGSGKSTLAFDTLYAEGQRRYIESLSSYARQFLQKTGKPEVDKIDGLTPAIAIDQKTTSKNPRSTVGTVTEIYDYLRLLYARIGIQHCHLCGKQITQMTPQDIINEVLKLPEGAKIIIYAPIVKEKKGEFHDLIEKLRKEGIIRAYIDGVIVRLDEEIELKKTKKHTIKAVIDRVIVKEENKSRIAEAVEKALNKSFGEVEIEILNAKDLGLERDFIHYSEHLACFDCKISFEELEPVSFSFNSPKGACPKCDGLGVTYTLDIEKVIKDKPLNKGAIPLIWGFNKKYYQEFFKALCRELDIDMNKSFFELDDLQKRIILNGTAYDIEFEYAKHKISKRWPGLRQIALDLYKDEDMSEIMSESVCPSCKGFRLRPESLAVKVAGKTISEIISMPISDAYEFFKNEENFSHLNEQEKRIAEPILKEIRERLFFLVDVGLGYLTLHRDARTISGGESQRIRIASQIGSGLTGVMYVLDEPSIGLHERDTLKLINTLKNLRDKGNTVIVVEHDRETILNADHIVDIGPGAGKFGGEVIFSGDVDALLKSDTETAKYIKREKDINYAKVRPQNEWIEIKNVNIHNIKDLNVKIPLRNLVCVTGVSGSGKSSLILQTLLPTAREILNHAHKIQKVKGVEITGLKQLDKVIYLDQSPIGRTPRSNPATYTGVFDDIRNLFAQTPEAQLRGYTPGRFSFNVKGGRCEVCKGEGQIKIEMHFLPDVMVTCEACGGKRYNEQTLEIKYKGKSIADVLEMSVDEAYEFFEKIPKIKQKLKTLKDVGLGYITLGQNATTLSGGEAQRIKLSKELSRRDTGNTLYILDEPTTGLHFADIDRLVQVLQHLVDLGNSVIVIEHNLDFIKNADYIIDMGPEGGSGGGKVIATGNVKEIAKNYADISYTAKYLAQELQHQA from the coding sequence ATGGATAAAATAAAAATCATAGGAGCCAGGGAAAACAATCTTAAAAACATAAACCTTGAAATACCGAAAAACAAACTGATAGTGTTTACGGGACTTTCCGGAAGCGGCAAAAGCACGCTTGCGTTCGATACGCTGTATGCGGAGGGGCAGAGAAGATATATTGAAAGCCTCAGTTCATACGCAAGACAGTTTTTACAAAAAACCGGAAAGCCCGAAGTGGATAAAATAGACGGGCTTACCCCGGCTATTGCGATTGACCAGAAAACAACATCCAAAAACCCTCGTTCAACCGTGGGGACGGTTACCGAAATATACGATTATCTAAGACTCCTGTACGCAAGAATCGGTATCCAGCACTGCCACCTGTGCGGCAAACAGATTACCCAGATGACTCCTCAGGATATTATCAATGAGGTTCTTAAACTGCCTGAAGGCGCGAAAATTATCATTTATGCTCCGATTGTAAAAGAGAAAAAGGGTGAATTTCACGATTTAATCGAAAAACTAAGAAAAGAAGGAATCATAAGAGCCTACATAGACGGCGTAATAGTAAGGCTTGATGAGGAGATTGAACTTAAAAAAACTAAAAAACACACCATTAAAGCCGTAATCGACAGGGTTATCGTAAAAGAAGAAAACAAATCCCGTATAGCAGAAGCTGTTGAAAAAGCTCTTAATAAAAGTTTCGGCGAGGTTGAAATAGAAATATTAAACGCAAAAGATTTGGGGCTTGAGAGGGACTTTATCCATTACAGCGAACATCTTGCGTGTTTTGACTGTAAGATAAGTTTTGAAGAGCTTGAACCCGTGAGTTTTTCATTCAACTCCCCAAAAGGCGCTTGTCCGAAATGTGACGGGCTTGGCGTAACTTATACACTTGATATCGAAAAGGTTATAAAAGACAAACCCCTGAATAAAGGCGCAATACCGCTTATCTGGGGATTTAATAAAAAATATTACCAGGAGTTTTTCAAGGCTCTTTGCCGCGAGCTTGATATAGATATGAACAAGAGCTTTTTCGAGCTTGACGACCTGCAAAAAAGAATCATCCTAAACGGCACGGCATATGACATTGAATTCGAATACGCAAAACACAAAATCTCAAAAAGATGGCCGGGACTCAGACAAATCGCACTGGATTTGTATAAAGACGAAGATATGAGCGAAATAATGAGCGAGAGCGTGTGTCCTTCGTGTAAAGGCTTCAGACTGCGCCCCGAAAGCCTTGCCGTAAAAGTGGCGGGTAAAACAATCAGCGAAATAATATCGATGCCTATAAGCGATGCGTATGAGTTTTTCAAAAACGAAGAAAACTTCTCACACCTAAACGAACAGGAAAAAAGAATTGCCGAGCCTATTTTGAAAGAAATACGTGAAAGACTCTTTTTCCTTGTGGACGTGGGGCTCGGATACCTCACCCTTCACAGGGACGCAAGAACTATAAGCGGTGGTGAGAGCCAGAGAATCAGAATCGCAAGCCAGATAGGAAGCGGGCTTACGGGCGTTATGTACGTACTTGACGAGCCGAGTATCGGACTGCATGAAAGGGATACGCTAAAACTTATCAACACACTCAAAAACCTGAGAGACAAAGGAAACACAGTAATAGTCGTGGAACACGACAGGGAAACGATCCTTAATGCAGATCATATTGTGGATATCGGTCCTGGTGCCGGGAAATTCGGAGGAGAGGTGATATTTAGCGGAGACGTTGACGCACTTCTAAAAAGCGACACCGAAACCGCAAAATACATAAAACGCGAAAAAGACATAAACTATGCAAAAGTCAGACCTCAAAACGAATGGATAGAAATCAAAAACGTAAATATCCACAACATAAAAGATTTAAACGTAAAAATCCCGCTAAGAAACCTCGTATGTGTAACGGGAGTCAGCGGAAGCGGTAAAAGCTCACTGATTCTTCAAACCCTGCTGCCTACCGCAAGGGAAATCCTTAACCACGCACACAAAATACAAAAAGTAAAAGGCGTGGAAATTACGGGGCTAAAACAGCTCGATAAAGTAATTTATCTCGACCAGAGCCCTATCGGAAGAACACCACGCTCCAACCCGGCAACTTACACGGGAGTGTTCGACGATATAAGAAACCTATTCGCCCAGACTCCCGAAGCACAGCTTAGAGGCTATACGCCAGGGAGATTCAGCTTCAATGTAAAAGGCGGAAGATGTGAGGTGTGTAAGGGTGAAGGACAGATAAAAATCGAAATGCACTTCCTGCCGGATGTAATGGTAACATGCGAAGCGTGCGGAGGAAAAAGATACAACGAACAGACCTTGGAAATTAAATACAAAGGCAAATCAATCGCCGACGTGCTTGAAATGAGCGTGGATGAAGCGTATGAGTTTTTTGAAAAAATACCGAAAATAAAACAGAAACTAAAAACCCTAAAAGACGTGGGACTCGGATACATCACGCTCGGACAAAACGCCACGACCCTAAGCGGAGGGGAAGCACAGAGAATCAAACTTTCTAAAGAACTTAGCCGCCGCGACACCGGTAACACGCTTTATATTCTCGACGAACCTACAACGGGGCTTCATTTTGCTGATATAGACAGGCTCGTTCAGGTACTTCAGCATCTTGTGGATCTTGGAAACAGCGTAATCGTTATCGAACATAATTTAGATTTCATAAAAAATGCCGATTACATAATCGATATGGGTCCTGAAGGCGGTAGCGGCGGTGGAAAAGTCATTGCTACCGGAAATGTAAAAGAAATAGCTAAAAACTATGCGGATATTTCATATACCGCAAAATATTTAGCCCAAGAGCTGCAACATCAGGCGTAA